A window of the Schlesneria paludicola DSM 18645 genome harbors these coding sequences:
- a CDS encoding BON domain-containing protein codes for MLKTSTAFKTSSRSLNRDAGRIDSGDSTNIDDKVQPAERRVDRILQAINENVPLDQVVSNASKCDSPQHGTFQPEPVQTRDELTLAEIDALLRSSGTAVQDVHCDVEESAVILTGQVRRYHHLQIVLQIAMRCRAGREIINRIGVDSNAIS; via the coding sequence ATGCTGAAAACCTCCACGGCGTTTAAGACAAGTTCGCGTTCATTGAATCGCGATGCTGGTCGTATCGACTCTGGCGATTCCACAAACATTGATGACAAAGTTCAGCCTGCCGAGCGTCGTGTTGATCGCATATTACAAGCGATCAACGAAAATGTTCCGCTCGATCAGGTTGTCTCTAACGCTTCAAAATGCGATTCCCCGCAACACGGCACCTTCCAGCCCGAACCTGTCCAGACACGCGATGAATTGACACTGGCAGAGATCGATGCCTTACTGCGGAGTTCAGGTACTGCGGTCCAAGATGTTCATTGCGATGTCGAGGAATCGGCAGTCATTCTGACCGGCCAGGTGCGGCGATATCATCATCTGCAAATCGTGCTGCAAATCGCGATGCGTTGCCGCGCGGGGCGCGAAATCATCAACAGAATTGGTGTCGACTCGAACGCCATTTCTTGA
- a CDS encoding mandelate racemase/muconate lactonizing enzyme family protein: MKIERIEAIPVRIPLKAGLTTRTAHGVHATSDYAIIRVYTDEGVVGLGEATVAPRWTGETSSTCLSLIKELLAPALIGQNPLNITQLRQRMDRVVKLNPFTKAALEMAFWDIAGKVANQPICRMLGGPVRDTMRIKLVIGAFEKQEVTALAERFLAMGVTCIKVKTGIDPDEDIARVRRVREVAGPDIPITIDSNCGWNITTARQTLLRLAELNILLAEQPIPPNDPAAMASLRATSPMPIMADESVFSLTDAWTVCAAGAADILSVYPGKHGGISGTVEIANVAKAAGLACAIGSNLELGIGTAAMLHVAAALPTIDSERYPADLVGPIYHEADLLTEPLQLGPPAAKCPMGPGLGVSLDEQQLKKWRID, encoded by the coding sequence ATGAAAATCGAACGCATCGAAGCCATCCCCGTCCGTATTCCGCTAAAAGCTGGACTCACGACTCGGACGGCCCACGGAGTTCATGCCACCTCAGACTATGCCATCATTCGCGTTTATACCGACGAAGGTGTCGTTGGCTTGGGCGAAGCGACTGTCGCCCCGCGATGGACGGGCGAAACCAGTTCGACTTGCCTGAGTCTGATCAAAGAGCTGCTGGCCCCGGCATTGATTGGCCAGAATCCACTGAACATTACGCAGCTACGGCAACGGATGGATCGCGTTGTCAAACTAAACCCATTCACCAAAGCGGCGCTGGAAATGGCGTTTTGGGATATTGCCGGCAAGGTCGCCAATCAACCGATTTGCCGTATGCTGGGAGGTCCCGTCCGGGACACGATGCGAATCAAACTGGTCATCGGCGCCTTCGAAAAGCAAGAAGTCACGGCACTCGCAGAACGCTTTCTGGCAATGGGCGTGACGTGCATCAAGGTAAAAACGGGGATCGATCCCGACGAGGACATTGCCCGCGTGCGTAGGGTCCGCGAAGTGGCCGGCCCCGATATTCCGATCACGATTGACTCAAATTGCGGATGGAATATCACGACCGCTCGACAAACACTGTTGCGGCTCGCCGAGCTGAATATTTTGTTGGCGGAACAACCAATCCCCCCCAACGATCCTGCCGCGATGGCGTCACTGAGGGCCACCTCTCCCATGCCAATTATGGCTGATGAAAGCGTTTTCTCACTGACGGATGCCTGGACCGTCTGCGCTGCGGGTGCAGCGGATATTCTCAGCGTGTATCCCGGCAAACACGGCGGGATCTCCGGCACAGTTGAAATTGCAAATGTGGCCAAGGCGGCGGGCCTGGCGTGTGCTATCGGAAGCAACCTGGAACTTGGCATCGGGACGGCGGCCATGCTACATGTCGCGGCGGCATTGCCCACAATCGACAGTGAACGCTATCCCGCCGATCTGGTCGGACCGATTTATCATGAGGCCGATTTGCTGACGGAACCACTTCAGTTAGGTCCGCCCGCCGCAAAGTGCCCGATGGGGCCAGGTCTGGGGGTGTCCCTCGACGAGCAACAGTTGAAAAAGTGGCGAATCGACTGA
- the araD1 gene encoding AraD1 family protein, producing MRLVQFVLPHLGRRVGVVRDQVVIDLTSTLPECRTVYDLFQRSVSLNQKLAATIEELLDRDISSQYSYAQLLSEVPGGTEPYLLPPLDHPEPSRLMISGTGLSHLGSVQSRDQMHGGTQNEVPQTDSARMFEMGLKGGRPAQDQRGVAPEWFYKGDGFNLRGPQATLEIPAFALDGGEEPEIVGCYIIDPQGQPRRLGFVLGNEWSDHATETINYLYLAPSKLRTCSVGPSLQVTDEFSDVALRCTVSRNGQTIYDSGELRSGENHMCHSLRNMEDHHFKYPEHRRPGDLHLHFFGTSRLSFNSRDWKYQAGDVIRIQAPGFCEPLVNVVAAGPHDVPAPFVIESA from the coding sequence ATGCGACTCGTTCAATTTGTCCTTCCTCACCTTGGTCGTCGGGTGGGTGTCGTCCGCGACCAGGTGGTAATCGATCTGACGTCGACATTGCCGGAATGCCGTACCGTCTATGACCTATTCCAGCGTTCAGTGTCACTGAACCAAAAGCTCGCCGCAACGATCGAAGAGTTGCTTGATCGAGACATCTCATCGCAGTATTCGTACGCGCAGTTATTGTCCGAGGTTCCGGGCGGTACCGAACCATACCTGCTGCCACCACTCGATCACCCTGAGCCATCTCGGCTCATGATCAGCGGCACAGGTTTGTCGCATCTGGGCAGCGTGCAGTCGCGGGATCAGATGCATGGGGGCACTCAGAACGAAGTCCCTCAAACCGATTCCGCGAGAATGTTCGAAATGGGATTGAAAGGTGGACGCCCAGCACAGGACCAACGCGGTGTCGCGCCGGAGTGGTTCTATAAGGGCGATGGCTTCAATCTGCGTGGACCGCAGGCCACGCTCGAAATTCCTGCGTTCGCACTCGATGGTGGAGAAGAACCGGAAATTGTTGGCTGTTACATCATCGATCCGCAGGGCCAACCACGACGTCTTGGGTTTGTTTTGGGCAATGAATGGTCAGACCATGCAACGGAAACGATCAACTATCTGTATCTCGCCCCTTCGAAACTGCGAACGTGCTCGGTAGGGCCTTCACTACAAGTCACGGACGAGTTTTCGGACGTTGCCTTGCGATGCACCGTGTCACGAAACGGCCAGACGATCTATGACAGCGGGGAACTGCGATCTGGCGAAAACCACATGTGTCATTCGCTGCGCAATATGGAAGACCATCACTTCAAATACCCCGAGCATCGACGCCCCGGCGATCTGCATTTGCATTTCTTTGGAACTAGTCGACTGAGCTTCAACTCGCGCGACTGGAAGTATCAAGCCGGAGACGTGATTCGAATTCAGGCTCCAGGCTTCTGCGAACCACTTGTCAACGTGGTTGCGGCGGGACCTCACGACGTTCCCGCACCGTTTGTGATTGAATCCGCATGA
- a CDS encoding N,N-dimethylformamidase beta subunit family domain-containing protein codes for MLIGYVSNERYVALANVDLEFVNARGESWEARSRATGAVHLELPPGDYTVTLQCAGYGAKRSQIKWPVTTPHQFRLLSDGLSGYVWPKWVRGGELGEFRVHAVEQYHLELWHYGWTPTLVQSLGWFDEHGPRATMQVTPDGDFTQTGVEWNKVGYSSPTHKQFVAAPEQSGLYYFRAQTPSGLRFSFPWIVAPTRPKAPLAVLASNINWNAYNSFGGRSNYIHSDEFPPTPTVNSRYDLKRYAQAEFLTWNCPKYAPLSFDRPEPFNDIDFGEKITDPIQGRQACHLAAAEWRLLGWLEHRNWPFDYYAETQLDDGTLDLSAYRALVTAVHPEYWTRRMYDRVKQWVFEEGGRLLYLGGNGLNCEVELHGSSMTVHNGQITGLDVDGVGGESRMALRHESEASLVGVVFTPPGAMTGAPYQVVDASHWVFDGTGLENGDIFGQNSLHMRCPGGASGHETDKISPSSPPNTRLLAKGMNPDDGGAHMVHFETPNGGGVFSVGSISWVSSLPVDEHVAQITENAIRKFLQ; via the coding sequence ATGCTGATCGGATATGTCAGTAACGAACGCTATGTCGCACTGGCAAATGTCGACCTGGAATTCGTGAATGCACGCGGTGAATCGTGGGAAGCCCGTTCGCGCGCCACGGGTGCCGTCCACCTCGAACTCCCACCCGGTGACTATACTGTGACACTGCAATGTGCCGGATATGGCGCGAAACGCAGCCAGATCAAATGGCCTGTCACCACGCCGCATCAGTTTCGTCTGCTCAGTGATGGACTAAGCGGCTACGTCTGGCCAAAGTGGGTTCGCGGCGGAGAACTGGGCGAATTTCGTGTGCATGCCGTTGAACAATATCACTTGGAACTCTGGCACTACGGCTGGACTCCCACTCTCGTTCAAAGCCTGGGGTGGTTCGACGAACACGGTCCAAGAGCGACGATGCAGGTCACGCCGGACGGCGACTTCACGCAGACGGGTGTCGAGTGGAATAAGGTGGGATACAGCAGCCCGACGCACAAGCAGTTTGTCGCGGCGCCCGAGCAAAGCGGGTTGTACTACTTCCGAGCGCAGACTCCGTCAGGTCTCAGGTTCTCGTTCCCTTGGATTGTTGCACCAACTCGTCCAAAGGCCCCGTTGGCGGTGCTCGCCAGCAACATCAACTGGAACGCTTACAATAGCTTTGGCGGCCGCAGCAACTACATCCATTCTGACGAATTCCCACCGACACCGACCGTCAACTCGCGATACGACCTGAAACGTTATGCGCAGGCCGAGTTTCTGACTTGGAACTGCCCCAAATACGCCCCACTGTCGTTCGATCGCCCTGAGCCGTTCAATGACATCGATTTCGGCGAGAAAATCACCGACCCCATTCAAGGTCGACAAGCCTGTCATCTGGCGGCGGCGGAATGGCGACTACTCGGATGGCTGGAACATCGCAATTGGCCATTTGATTACTATGCCGAAACGCAACTCGACGACGGAACACTCGACCTCTCTGCCTACCGGGCACTTGTGACCGCTGTACACCCTGAATACTGGACACGGCGGATGTACGACCGTGTCAAGCAGTGGGTCTTCGAAGAAGGCGGGCGACTGTTGTATCTCGGCGGCAACGGTTTGAACTGCGAAGTCGAGCTTCACGGTTCGTCCATGACGGTCCATAACGGCCAGATTACCGGACTCGACGTCGACGGCGTTGGTGGTGAAAGTCGAATGGCGTTAAGACATGAATCGGAAGCGAGTCTGGTGGGAGTTGTGTTTACGCCGCCAGGTGCGATGACGGGTGCCCCGTACCAGGTTGTCGATGCCAGCCATTGGGTATTCGACGGCACAGGTCTAGAAAATGGCGACATCTTCGGGCAGAATTCATTGCACATGCGGTGTCCAGGGGGAGCATCAGGACACGAAACGGACAAGATTTCACCCAGTTCTCCTCCGAACACCCGTTTGCTCGCCAAAGGGATGAACCCGGACGATGGCGGTGCCCACATGGTTCATTTCGAAACCCCGAATGGTGGAGGTGTCTTCTCGGTCGGTTCCATCTCATGGGTGAGCAGCCTGCCGGTTGACGAGCACGTCGCGCAGATCACCGAAAATGCCATACGAAAGTTCCTTCAATAG
- a CDS encoding amidohydrolase family protein — MSIIDVHSHFWRYPEHFSDDFRQQAKRAKAGEELDLTVRFEDYLRQSVPNVTTIVFGGKARLSGLWVDDRDVRDYVAQDPDHLIGFLSLDPTQPDWGRELFEGHQEMGLRGIKLMPMYAGFRPDDERLTPLWKYAQEHQLPVLMHTGTTFISQAPLECTLPRHADAVAARFPDVRMILAHLGHPYEGECVAVIRKHCNVYADLSALHYRPFQLYQSLMLVQEYGVWDKVLFGTDFPFTTVQATIDGLRNLNQMLVGTALPRLNETALERLIHRDSLPLLGLG; from the coding sequence ATGTCAATCATTGATGTTCATAGTCACTTCTGGCGATATCCCGAACACTTTTCCGACGATTTCCGCCAGCAGGCCAAACGAGCGAAAGCGGGTGAGGAACTCGATCTCACCGTTCGTTTCGAAGATTATTTGCGCCAATCAGTGCCAAATGTCACCACGATTGTGTTTGGCGGTAAAGCCCGACTTTCGGGGCTTTGGGTTGATGACCGAGATGTCCGTGACTATGTCGCGCAGGACCCCGACCATTTGATTGGTTTCTTGTCGCTTGATCCCACTCAACCTGATTGGGGACGCGAGCTGTTCGAAGGACATCAGGAAATGGGGCTACGTGGCATCAAGTTGATGCCGATGTACGCAGGGTTTCGACCTGATGATGAGCGATTGACGCCGCTTTGGAAGTATGCTCAGGAACATCAATTGCCGGTCTTGATGCATACGGGAACCACATTCATTTCACAGGCCCCGCTAGAGTGCACACTGCCGCGGCACGCCGATGCGGTTGCAGCTCGCTTTCCAGATGTGCGGATGATCCTGGCGCATCTAGGGCATCCCTACGAGGGGGAGTGTGTGGCGGTGATCCGCAAGCACTGCAACGTATATGCCGACCTGTCGGCCTTACACTATCGTCCGTTTCAACTCTATCAGAGTTTGATGCTGGTCCAGGAATATGGAGTCTGGGACAAGGTCTTGTTCGGAACCGACTTTCCGTTTACGACAGTGCAGGCGACGATTGACGGGTTGCGAAATTTGAATCAGATGCTTGTCGGTACGGCGTTGCCCCGCCTGAACGAAACGGCACTCGAGCGACTCATCCATCGCGATTCTCTGCCGTTACTCGGGCTTGGTTGA
- a CDS encoding MFS transporter — protein MQEPSSERPTPASTLDAPPTKTRFLVLAVLCLLSGVLYLDRICISQALPSISRDLKLSHTDKSYILMAFTLSYGLFEVPTGRWGDLIGGRRVLTRISIWWSAFTALTGACTGLYSMITVRFLFGAGEAGAFPNIARVLSRWFPDAERGRAQGILLAASQAGGAVAPLLASRLIATIGWRWTFATFGAVGVVWAVGFWRWFRDDPAAHQSVNAAEVAHIGRRVTAGDVHGAIPWAAVVRNPSVWMLSVLMSFASFNSYIYFSWFQTYLIEGRGVAEIRTGSMTSMVLAFSAVGTFFGGVVLDYVVHGAGVSRRRMVGGLAFFLAAASLSTALMSSDPWTATLFTAISCFLTQSTQPLWWSCAIGISGRHVGALFGLMNSCGVIGALSSQYLVGAVADWLGRHGYSGRTQWDPIFFGNVGVLIAAGILWSCFRFVTVESDDDEATLSHVNH, from the coding sequence ATGCAGGAGCCTTCTTCAGAACGTCCGACTCCCGCCTCGACACTTGATGCGCCGCCGACAAAAACGCGATTCCTCGTACTTGCGGTGCTCTGCCTTCTATCGGGAGTGCTCTACTTGGATCGAATTTGCATCTCACAGGCTTTGCCTTCCATTTCGAGAGACTTGAAGCTTTCACATACGGATAAGAGCTACATCCTGATGGCGTTCACGTTGTCTTACGGACTGTTTGAAGTTCCGACAGGGCGCTGGGGTGACCTGATCGGTGGCCGACGAGTCCTCACTCGAATCTCAATTTGGTGGTCCGCGTTTACAGCCCTAACGGGAGCGTGTACCGGCCTCTACAGCATGATCACGGTGCGATTTTTGTTTGGAGCAGGCGAAGCGGGAGCATTTCCGAATATCGCGCGCGTGCTTTCGCGATGGTTTCCCGATGCAGAGCGAGGACGAGCTCAAGGGATTCTTCTGGCCGCGTCGCAAGCAGGAGGGGCCGTTGCGCCGCTATTGGCATCGAGGTTAATTGCCACTATCGGGTGGCGTTGGACATTCGCCACGTTCGGTGCCGTCGGTGTGGTGTGGGCTGTGGGATTTTGGCGATGGTTTCGTGACGACCCGGCCGCACATCAGTCCGTCAACGCGGCCGAGGTGGCACACATTGGACGGCGTGTTACGGCAGGGGATGTTCATGGAGCGATTCCCTGGGCCGCCGTGGTACGGAATCCCAGTGTCTGGATGCTGAGCGTCCTGATGTCATTTGCGTCCTTCAATAGCTACATCTACTTTTCCTGGTTCCAGACGTACCTCATCGAAGGCCGCGGGGTCGCAGAAATTCGAACGGGCTCGATGACTTCGATGGTGCTCGCGTTTTCCGCGGTCGGAACCTTTTTTGGCGGTGTCGTTCTGGACTATGTCGTCCATGGTGCCGGCGTCTCGCGACGACGAATGGTCGGGGGACTTGCCTTTTTCCTCGCGGCCGCATCTCTCAGTACCGCACTCATGTCTTCCGACCCTTGGACTGCGACGCTGTTCACGGCGATTTCCTGTTTCCTGACGCAATCGACTCAACCACTCTGGTGGTCGTGCGCCATCGGAATCAGTGGCAGGCATGTCGGAGCCTTGTTCGGGCTCATGAACTCCTGTGGTGTGATCGGTGCCTTGAGTTCGCAGTACTTGGTGGGGGCGGTCGCAGATTGGCTTGGAAGGCACGGATATTCGGGACGAACCCAGTGGGACCCGATTTTTTTTGGTAATGTGGGCGTGTTGATCGCTGCTGGGATCCTGTGGTCCTGCTTCCGATTTGTGACCGTCGAGTCTGACGATGACGAGGCGACGTTGAGTCATGTCAATCATTGA
- a CDS encoding PAS domain S-box protein, giving the protein MNGRKWSLGPIATINFSLVLIVLILNSLVVHRNTLGLHAGQVHINRTYEMLLHSQTLLSTLKDADGDARGYALTGDASLLKSYEAAAAKVPLDVTLLRTAISDDQRQTVLVDEMASRINQQMSRLRAIADMRTATNAEPDRATISSIEDKEAWASIARTVTELQIERNQQLSVYTLDQNNSLFVVLSANLAAVVVGAAITVVAWMLVERELRKRRQAESAAHSERQNLWVTLTSIGDGVIVADATGIVKLANPVSQVLMGHPRNVIGRPFAEVVSITDEATQTSLENPVSQVLARTRGNGFAGHNILRQTDGSVIPIEHTASPIRDDEGRITGVVFVFRDVSERRRYEKEMNERERRFRRVFETPLIGIAIGSSRGAILEANDAFLELIGYRRAELDKASLNWKGTPREQSPLNEAAKRELNENGVCRPFERTFSRPDGADIPVLISAARLMDDRDQIVIFITDLSQSKRAEAAFRESEARFRILSECMPQKVWTAKPDGQWDYLNHMLLEYAGLPVEQLLGWGWTNLIHPDDLSNQLRAWNESLATGNMLEIEHRVRKHNGEYRWHLARALPMYNTDSQIAMWVGTNTDIHDQKQAEEALREEHHRKDRFLALLAHELRNPLAPLSNAIQVFPSVQNDPANSAALFGIMQRQVRQMTRLIDDLLDLARITTGRMRLRRERVVVGTVVAAAIESVQPLISERQHRFTTSVPAEELWLDADPARLAQILTNLIHNAAKYTNPRGELSLVVERVGTYVLFRVRDNGPGISKEMLAKIFDLFTQAELTLDRAHGGLGIGLTLVRTLVELHGGEVSATSPGLGHGSEFVVRLPLLDSPAPEVNEQPPPRPLPTLKVLVVDDVQASARTLALMLKTLGQNVEVEFDGSSAIARATAEDFDLIFLDIAMPGMSGLEAARQMRSIPVLADVMLIALTGFGQEEDRAHSLEAGFNEHLIKPTSLDALRDMLLVAADRQNKSDL; this is encoded by the coding sequence ATGAATGGGCGAAAATGGTCGCTGGGACCAATTGCCACCATCAACTTCAGCCTTGTCTTGATCGTGCTGATTCTCAACAGCCTGGTTGTACACCGCAACACGCTGGGTTTGCACGCAGGGCAAGTCCATATCAACCGTACGTATGAGATGTTGCTTCATTCCCAGACTCTCTTGTCGACATTGAAAGATGCTGATGGAGATGCACGCGGGTATGCTTTGACGGGCGATGCTTCCCTTCTCAAGTCTTACGAAGCGGCCGCCGCAAAGGTTCCACTCGATGTAACGCTACTGCGTACCGCGATTTCGGACGATCAAAGGCAAACAGTCCTCGTTGACGAAATGGCGTCACGGATCAATCAGCAGATGTCACGGTTGCGTGCCATCGCCGACATGAGGACTGCCACGAATGCCGAACCGGATCGGGCGACGATTTCGTCGATTGAAGACAAAGAGGCGTGGGCCAGCATTGCTCGGACTGTGACAGAATTGCAGATCGAACGAAATCAACAACTGAGTGTTTACACTCTCGATCAGAACAATAGTCTGTTCGTTGTGCTCTCTGCGAATCTGGCCGCTGTTGTTGTGGGCGCCGCAATCACAGTTGTGGCCTGGATGCTGGTGGAACGCGAATTGCGAAAGCGACGGCAGGCCGAGTCGGCAGCCCATTCGGAACGTCAAAATCTTTGGGTAACGCTGACGAGCATCGGTGATGGGGTCATTGTTGCGGATGCGACAGGAATCGTAAAACTGGCGAATCCGGTCTCTCAAGTCTTAATGGGACATCCGAGGAATGTGATCGGCCGCCCGTTTGCAGAGGTGGTTTCGATTACTGACGAAGCGACCCAGACCTCACTTGAGAATCCCGTGAGTCAGGTCCTTGCACGCACTCGCGGCAACGGATTCGCCGGTCACAACATCTTACGGCAGACTGACGGATCAGTCATTCCGATTGAACACACGGCGTCACCGATTCGGGACGACGAAGGACGCATCACCGGGGTCGTCTTCGTCTTTCGCGACGTTTCCGAGCGTCGGCGTTACGAAAAGGAAATGAACGAACGTGAGCGACGCTTCCGTCGCGTATTCGAAACACCGCTGATTGGGATCGCAATTGGTTCGTCACGTGGTGCCATTCTCGAAGCGAATGATGCGTTTCTAGAGCTGATTGGCTACCGGCGTGCAGAATTGGACAAGGCGTCGCTCAATTGGAAAGGGACGCCACGTGAGCAAAGCCCTCTGAATGAAGCTGCAAAACGAGAATTGAACGAGAATGGGGTCTGCCGTCCGTTTGAACGAACGTTCTCTCGACCTGATGGGGCGGACATTCCGGTCTTGATTTCAGCGGCACGTTTGATGGACGATCGCGACCAGATCGTCATTTTTATCACTGACTTATCCCAAAGTAAGCGTGCCGAAGCCGCATTCAGAGAAAGTGAAGCGCGGTTTCGAATTCTTTCGGAATGTATGCCCCAGAAAGTCTGGACAGCCAAGCCCGATGGCCAGTGGGATTATCTGAATCACATGCTCCTCGAGTACGCAGGTCTTCCGGTAGAGCAACTGCTGGGCTGGGGATGGACCAACTTGATCCACCCTGACGACCTTTCGAACCAGCTTCGCGCCTGGAATGAGTCACTTGCGACCGGAAACATGCTTGAGATCGAGCACCGCGTCCGCAAACACAACGGCGAGTATCGGTGGCACCTGGCCCGCGCACTGCCGATGTATAACACCGATAGTCAAATTGCCATGTGGGTGGGCACGAACACCGACATTCACGACCAGAAGCAGGCCGAAGAAGCTCTCCGCGAAGAACACCATCGAAAAGACCGATTTCTCGCTCTGTTGGCACATGAACTGAGAAATCCGCTTGCTCCTCTAAGTAATGCGATTCAGGTGTTTCCTTCCGTTCAGAACGACCCCGCCAATTCTGCGGCGCTATTTGGAATCATGCAGCGACAGGTCCGTCAGATGACTCGTCTGATTGATGACTTGCTCGATCTGGCTCGGATCACCACGGGCCGAATGCGCCTGCGCCGCGAGCGGGTCGTTGTCGGAACGGTTGTCGCGGCGGCGATTGAGTCTGTTCAACCATTGATCTCGGAACGCCAACATCGCTTCACCACCTCGGTTCCTGCGGAAGAACTGTGGCTGGATGCGGACCCGGCTCGATTGGCCCAGATTTTGACGAACCTGATCCACAACGCCGCCAAGTATACCAATCCCCGTGGCGAACTCAGTCTGGTTGTGGAACGCGTTGGGACCTACGTTCTGTTTCGTGTTCGAGACAATGGCCCTGGTATCTCGAAAGAAATGCTGGCCAAGATTTTCGACTTGTTCACCCAGGCCGAACTGACGCTCGATCGTGCGCATGGAGGGTTGGGAATTGGGTTGACGCTCGTTCGAACGCTCGTAGAGTTGCACGGCGGGGAAGTTTCGGCGACCAGCCCGGGGCTGGGGCATGGTAGCGAATTCGTCGTTCGACTGCCGTTGCTGGATTCGCCCGCCCCGGAAGTGAACGAACAACCACCACCCCGGCCGTTGCCGACACTGAAGGTTCTTGTCGTCGATGACGTGCAAGCGTCGGCGCGGACGCTGGCACTGATGCTGAAAACGCTCGGACAAAATGTCGAGGTCGAGTTTGATGGTTCCTCGGCAATTGCACGTGCGACTGCAGAGGACTTCGATCTCATTTTTCTGGATATCGCCATGCCCGGGATGAGCGGGTTAGAGGCGGCGCGTCAGATGCGATCGATTCCGGTCCTGGCAGATGTCATGCTCATTGCGTTGACCGGATTCGGGCAGGAAGAAGACCGTGCCCACAGCTTGGAAGCCGGATTCAATGAACACTTGATCAAGCCGACGAGCCTGGATGCCTTGCGCGACATGTTGCTCGTGGCGGCCGACCGACAAAACAAGTCGGATCTGTGA
- a CDS encoding DUF1571 domain-containing protein: MKFIGISAVGFLSGIVFSTLGWLSQDTSKPPRSDGRESISVLRPVRTTSEDAVSASSQATDGERGEGPEGEKNLRRKVDLLQQGHKFLQEVSDYTTTLTKREVVKGELLDPQMIAIKCRSNPFSVYLLWLEGDVGREVIYIDGQNDGKMIAHDGGWKSRIPAFSLSVDCMLAMRDSRYPVTMAGLTGLTEMMLDVHRKDLADANYASCEFGEDQSIEGRPCHLVTTKYQSPDVSPCYRKSITWIDKEWNVPVQSRHYEWPRADLTTVSEHDLDEATLIESYSFAKLQFDRGLADRDFDRENEEYGFR; this comes from the coding sequence ATGAAATTCATCGGAATCTCCGCCGTCGGCTTTTTGAGTGGCATAGTCTTCAGCACGTTGGGATGGCTGTCTCAAGACACTTCGAAGCCTCCTCGATCTGACGGGCGAGAAAGCATTTCCGTTTTAAGACCCGTGCGGACCACTTCCGAAGACGCGGTCTCGGCGAGTTCGCAGGCGACCGATGGAGAGCGAGGAGAGGGGCCTGAAGGTGAGAAGAATCTACGCCGAAAAGTCGATCTGCTTCAGCAGGGGCACAAATTTCTCCAAGAGGTATCAGACTACACGACGACGCTGACGAAACGTGAGGTCGTTAAAGGTGAGTTGCTCGATCCTCAAATGATCGCCATCAAATGCCGTTCGAATCCCTTCAGTGTCTATTTGCTTTGGCTCGAAGGCGATGTCGGCCGTGAAGTGATCTACATCGATGGTCAGAACGATGGAAAGATGATTGCCCATGATGGAGGGTGGAAATCTCGCATCCCAGCGTTTTCGCTTTCGGTTGATTGCATGTTGGCGATGCGCGATTCTCGGTATCCCGTAACCATGGCGGGATTGACCGGATTGACGGAAATGATGCTGGATGTGCATCGAAAAGACTTGGCTGATGCGAACTATGCGTCGTGCGAATTTGGTGAGGATCAAAGCATTGAGGGACGTCCTTGTCATCTCGTGACCACAAAGTATCAGTCGCCAGACGTTTCACCTTGCTATCGCAAATCGATCACCTGGATCGACAAAGAATGGAACGTCCCGGTACAGTCGCGCCACTACGAATGGCCCCGAGCAGATTTGACGACCGTCAGCGAACATGATTTGGACGAAGCAACACTCATCGAATCGTATTCGTTCGCGAAACTTCAATTTGATCGGGGGCTCGCTGATCGCGACTTTGATCGCGAAAACGAGGAATATGGCTTCCGCTGA